In one Mycobacterium sp. NBC_00419 genomic region, the following are encoded:
- a CDS encoding carboxylesterase family protein codes for MELATSAGLIAVDLGEGMVRARGVAYGRARRFEAGRAVEPWPGRRAATSPGPACPQRAGRLDFVTGPVVDHLRVDEDCLVLSVTAPQGAARLPVMVWFHGGAYVAGGGESAKYDPTPLVRDGDVVVVTVTYRLGIFGYLAPADADADDNIGLRDQILALQWVRDNVAAFGGNPDDVTVFGQSAGGDSVIALMLSDGTDGLFHRVIAQSAPLGVGTGTAAVAAGRAEMAVSMQAAMSDTLGGTLPREATIEQLLAAEQAAAVAAQRFSLLGGMAFAPRLGRYPLPTAEDLPSRLADAARRVELFIGYTKDDGAPFVAMRSQVAAMRPDQLRRQVIRAATRPVTMRVFARGTSEFVTSWRKAGGRAGTYRFDWAPPGAPFGACHCIELPYLFGTAGAWSDAPMLGPRRMIDDALGERLRSVWTGFARGGTDALSAPELRFG; via the coding sequence GTGGAATTGGCGACCTCGGCCGGTCTGATCGCTGTCGACCTCGGTGAGGGCATGGTGCGGGCGCGTGGCGTGGCCTACGGCCGGGCCCGGCGCTTCGAAGCCGGCCGAGCGGTCGAACCATGGCCGGGCCGGCGTGCAGCCACCAGTCCCGGACCGGCCTGCCCGCAACGGGCCGGCCGGCTCGACTTCGTCACCGGCCCCGTCGTCGATCACCTTCGTGTCGACGAGGACTGCCTGGTGCTGTCGGTGACCGCACCCCAGGGCGCGGCCAGGTTGCCGGTCATGGTGTGGTTCCACGGCGGTGCCTATGTCGCGGGCGGTGGCGAGTCGGCGAAATACGATCCGACCCCACTGGTCCGTGACGGCGACGTGGTGGTGGTCACCGTCACCTACCGGCTCGGGATCTTCGGATACCTGGCTCCTGCCGACGCCGACGCCGACGACAACATCGGGCTGCGCGACCAGATCCTCGCGCTGCAATGGGTACGCGACAACGTGGCGGCCTTCGGCGGAAACCCCGACGACGTCACCGTGTTCGGTCAGTCGGCCGGCGGTGACTCGGTGATCGCCCTGATGCTCAGTGACGGCACCGACGGCCTGTTTCACCGGGTGATCGCTCAGAGCGCGCCGTTGGGTGTCGGCACCGGCACCGCCGCGGTGGCCGCGGGCCGCGCCGAGATGGCGGTGTCCATGCAGGCCGCGATGAGTGACACACTCGGCGGCACGCTGCCGCGGGAGGCGACCATCGAGCAGCTGCTGGCGGCCGAACAGGCCGCCGCGGTTGCGGCGCAACGCTTCAGCCTGCTCGGCGGGATGGCGTTCGCGCCGCGGCTGGGCCGGTATCCGCTGCCGACCGCCGAGGACCTGCCATCCCGGCTCGCCGACGCGGCCCGCCGTGTCGAACTGTTCATCGGCTACACCAAGGACGATGGCGCCCCGTTCGTCGCGATGCGGTCCCAGGTCGCCGCGATGCGACCCGATCAACTTCGACGACAGGTGATCCGGGCGGCGACCCGGCCGGTCACCATGCGGGTCTTCGCCCGCGGCACAAGCGAGTTCGTCACGAGTTGGCGCAAAGCCGGCGGTCGCGCCGGCACCTACCGGTTCGACTGGGCACCGCCGGGGGCGCCGTTCGGCGCCTGCCATTGCATCGAATTGCCCTACCTGTTCGGCACCGCCGGTGCGTGGTCGGATGCGCCGATGCTCGGGCCGCGCCGCATGATCGACGACGCGCTCGGGGAGCGGCTGCGGTCGGTGTGGACCGGATTCGCACGCGGCGGCACGGACGCGCTGTCGGCGCCGGAACTGCGATTCGGCTAG
- the fni gene encoding type 2 isopentenyl-diphosphate Delta-isomerase — MTVDEGGIATRKLRHIDACLTGPVEYVSVTTGFERYGLAYNALTQTSLTTIDLSTQFLGAQLRAPVLVGAMTGGAELSRTINRNLAEAAQKLGVGMMLGSQRIMLDDDTAARSFEVRELAPDVLLIGNIGLAQLSDAVIPKLAAALERVGANALAVHINPLQEAMQDNGDTDFSGSLQRLRRLAEELPYPVMVKEVGHGIGADAAERLRGLPIAAVDVAGAGGTSWARVEQLVRYGEVRYPAVAEWGVPTAQALQEVHQTLPGMPLVASGGIRTGMDAAKALAMGADVVALARPLLAPAIESPAAALDALEGFIEELRICLHGCGVDDLAGLRRLGVTPAS; from the coding sequence ATGACCGTGGACGAGGGCGGCATCGCGACCCGCAAACTGCGCCACATAGACGCCTGTCTGACCGGGCCGGTCGAGTATGTCTCGGTCACCACCGGTTTCGAGCGCTACGGGCTTGCCTACAACGCGCTGACCCAGACCAGCCTGACCACCATCGACCTGAGCACGCAGTTTCTCGGCGCTCAGCTGCGCGCACCCGTCCTGGTCGGGGCGATGACCGGCGGGGCCGAGCTGTCCCGCACGATCAACCGCAATCTGGCCGAGGCCGCACAGAAGCTGGGTGTCGGCATGATGCTCGGTTCGCAGCGCATCATGCTCGACGACGACACGGCGGCCCGCAGTTTCGAGGTCCGCGAACTGGCACCAGATGTGCTGTTGATCGGCAACATCGGCCTGGCGCAGCTGTCCGACGCCGTCATCCCCAAGCTGGCCGCCGCACTGGAGCGCGTCGGCGCGAATGCTCTTGCCGTGCATATCAATCCGCTGCAGGAGGCGATGCAGGACAACGGTGACACCGACTTCAGCGGCTCCCTGCAACGGCTTCGCCGATTGGCCGAGGAGCTGCCGTATCCGGTGATGGTCAAGGAAGTCGGCCACGGCATCGGCGCCGACGCCGCCGAGCGGCTGCGTGGCCTGCCGATCGCGGCCGTCGACGTCGCCGGCGCGGGCGGTACGTCCTGGGCACGCGTGGAGCAACTGGTGCGCTACGGCGAGGTGCGCTATCCGGCGGTCGCCGAGTGGGGTGTGCCCACGGCGCAGGCGCTGCAGGAGGTGCACCAGACCCTGCCCGGGATGCCGCTGGTGGCCTCGGGAGGCATCCGGACCGGGATGGATGCCGCCAAGGCACTGGCGATGGGTGCGGACGTGGTGGCGCTGGCGCGCCCGCTGCTGGCTCCGGCGATCGAGTCGCCCGCAGCCGCGCTGGACGCGCTGGAGGGTTTCATCGAAGAATTGCGGATCTGCCTGCACGGCTGTGGTGTGGACGACCTGGCCGGGCTGCGCCGGCTCGGTGTGACCCCGGCGTCCTAG